A window of the Penaeus monodon isolate SGIC_2016 chromosome 11, NSTDA_Pmon_1, whole genome shotgun sequence genome harbors these coding sequences:
- the LOC119578438 gene encoding uncharacterized protein LOC119578438, producing the protein MDDPMCSIPHSRDDSNGGQMEAAVEELGSMFGHQVTREEMMEVLLANNYDLNSSISALIQKGNRQSPDRRYESRQGDYIGVQYDLPDAYCYESALFFGKCTCERLPVKRLIKEWYIDIVKKRGTDKRKQNIGRSLARSRNVSQCSADSTVTNSMDSHDIGESSQDLSEDSQDIIPDFFDMEMESDYENTSSTSASRQQTSGNSRGCSQEDALPLEIPPLTLKVNSTTDSKCVADKPVSLSNGIPIPKLPKERPEREYNFSIPPVSSCSAVYSGPSLAFLVQSKEETPSPNFLPQPLSSHESTGPSLSTLAQSHLENAAPGLSSLAQSHQKSTGPGQSLQALSHSGQSGHGLLTALQPSLEISGPNLSSLAESKLGPSLSSLQSNLEGTGPSLNSIVSQESIRPGLPSFAQYSQINSGLGLASLAQSAVGDTGPSISSLAQCNQAGVGLSLASLAQSNLGNTGLNAS; encoded by the exons GGTCAAATGGAAGCTGCTGTTGAAGAACTTGGCAGCATGTTTGGACATCAGGTTACgagggaggagatgatggaggtGCTGCTTGCTAACAATTATGACCTGAATTCGTCCATTAGTGCTCTTATTCAAAAGGGAAACAGACAGTCACCAGACAGAAGATATGAAAGTAGACAAG GTGACTACATTGGTGTTCAGTATGACTTGCCTGATGCTTATTGTTATGAATCAgctcttttttttggaaagtgcACATGTGAACGCTTGCCAGTGAAGCGCCTGATCAAGGAGTGGTACATCGATATTGTGAAGAAGCGTGGAACTGACAAGCGAAAGCAGAATATAGGGCGGAGCCTTGCCCGCTCCCGAAATGTGAGTCAGTGCAGTGCCGATTCAACTGTCACAAACAGCATGGATAGTCATGATATAGGGGAGTCAAGTCAGGATCTGAGTGAGGATAGTCAAGATATCATACCAGATTTCTTTGACATGGAAATGGAAAGTGATTATGAGAACACATCAAGTACAAGTGCTTCTAGACAACAGACTTCAGGCAACTCAAGGGGCTGTTCTCAGGAGGATGCATTGCCATTAGAGATTCCTCCGCTTACTTTGAAGGTGAACAGTACAACAGATTCTAAGTGTGTTGCAGATAAACCTGTCTCTTTGAGCAATGGCATCCCAATCCCCAAGCTACCAAAAGAAAGACCAGAGAGAGAATACAATTTCTCCATTCCTCCAGTAAGCTCATGTTCTGCTGTGTACTCTGGTCCTAGTTTGGCATTCCTTGTTCAGTCAAAAGAAGAAACCCCAAGTCCCAACTTTTTACCCCAACCTTTGTCAAGTCATGAAAGTACTGGCCCAAGTTTGTCAACTTTAGCTCAGTCACATCTTGAAAATGCTGCCCCAGGCTTGTCATCTCTTGCTCAGTCTCACCAGAAAAGCACTGGTCCTGGTCAGTCATTACAGGCTCTATCTCATTCAGGACAGTCTGGTCATGGTTTACTTACTGCATTGCAGCCATCTTTGGAAATTAGTGGGCCTAATCTCTCAAGCTTGGCAGAGTCCAAGCTAGGGCCTAGTTTGTCAAGCCTACAGTCCAATCTGGAAGGTACTGGTCCCAGTCTTAATAGCATTGTCAGCCAAGAAAGCATTAGGCCAGGTCTTCCAAGCTTTGCTCAGTATAGCCAAATAAACAGTGGGCTTGGTCTTGCCAGTCTAGCTCAGTCAGCTGTAGGAGACACTGGGCCTAGTATTTCAAGCCTTGCTCAGTGTAATCAAGCAGGCGTTGGGCTTAGTCTCGCTAGCCTAGCGCAGTCTAACTTAGGAAACACGGGACTTAATGCCTCCTAG